In Neisseria brasiliensis, the following proteins share a genomic window:
- the rfbD gene encoding dTDP-4-dehydrorhamnose reductase, with amino-acid sequence MFRQQGEAHMRILLTGSKGQLAHCLRDRLPESWELIATDSSSLNITDAEAVNNMVQNFQPDVVVNAAAYTAVDKAETDVSNAFAVNAQAVHHLAAAAQKIHARFIHVSTDYVFDGNAKSPYRTTDSTNPQSVYGKSKLAGELLALAAHPEAVIIRSSWLFSEYGNNFVKTMLRLADERDSLSVVNDQTGNPTYAGDLAAAIVSIIGEPEMHRGIYHYCGNKSVSWYEFADAVFQTAAKHINGFKMPELKGIPSSEYPVPAPRPTYSVMDNHKIERDFKVKASDWQKALNDIMGKLN; translated from the coding sequence TTGTTCCGACAGCAAGGAGAAGCCCATATGCGAATTTTACTGACCGGCTCGAAAGGCCAATTAGCCCATTGTCTACGCGACCGCTTACCTGAAAGCTGGGAATTGATTGCCACGGATTCAAGCTCTTTGAATATTACCGATGCCGAAGCTGTGAACAACATGGTGCAAAATTTCCAACCCGATGTTGTGGTCAATGCCGCTGCTTATACTGCTGTCGATAAAGCCGAAACCGATGTCAGTAATGCCTTTGCCGTCAACGCCCAAGCCGTGCATCATTTGGCCGCTGCCGCGCAAAAAATTCACGCGCGCTTTATTCATGTTTCCACCGATTACGTATTTGACGGCAATGCCAAAAGCCCGTATCGCACAACCGACTCAACCAACCCGCAAAGCGTTTACGGCAAGAGTAAACTCGCGGGTGAACTGTTGGCCTTGGCTGCACACCCCGAAGCAGTGATTATCCGCTCGTCTTGGTTATTCAGCGAATACGGCAACAACTTTGTCAAAACCATGCTGCGCTTGGCCGACGAGCGCGACAGCTTATCTGTCGTCAACGATCAAACCGGCAACCCGACTTATGCCGGTGACTTGGCCGCTGCCATTGTCAGCATCATTGGCGAACCGGAAATGCATCGCGGCATTTACCACTATTGCGGCAACAAATCAGTGAGCTGGTACGAATTTGCTGATGCCGTATTCCAAACTGCAGCCAAGCATATTAATGGCTTCAAAATGCCTGAGCTCAAAGGCATCCCAAGCAGTGAATACCCTGTTCCCGCGCCGCGTCCGACATACAGCGTGATGGACAATCATAAAATTGAACGTGATTTCAAGGTAAAAGCGTCCGACTGGCAAAAAGCCTTAAACGACATCATGGGTAAATTAAACTAA
- a CDS encoding LemA family protein translates to MFKKWLAVLAVMTSMFSLSGCGYNTMQTQDEAANAAWSEVLNQYQRRADLIPNLVNTVKGYATHEEEVFTKVTEARSKVGSMQLSAEDASNPEKLKQFQQAQGELSGALSRLLVVSENYPQLKADQNFRDLQAQLEGTENRISIARNSYIKAVQTYNTTLRQFPQNITAKIFGMQPRANFSVENEGAISNAPAVQF, encoded by the coding sequence ATGTTTAAAAAATGGTTGGCCGTTTTGGCCGTGATGACATCAATGTTCAGCTTGAGCGGTTGCGGTTACAATACCATGCAAACGCAAGACGAAGCAGCCAATGCGGCTTGGTCGGAAGTGTTGAACCAATATCAACGCCGCGCGGATTTGATTCCGAATCTGGTGAATACGGTAAAAGGTTATGCGACTCATGAAGAAGAAGTGTTTACCAAAGTCACCGAAGCGCGCAGCAAAGTGGGCAGCATGCAGTTGAGCGCTGAAGATGCCAGCAATCCTGAAAAATTGAAGCAATTCCAACAAGCGCAGGGTGAATTGAGTGGTGCGTTGTCGCGCTTATTGGTGGTGTCGGAAAACTATCCGCAATTGAAAGCCGACCAAAATTTCCGCGATTTGCAGGCGCAATTGGAAGGCACGGAAAACCGTATTTCCATCGCGCGCAACAGCTACATCAAAGCGGTGCAAACTTATAACACCACTTTGCGCCAGTTCCCGCAAAACATTACCGCAAAAATTTTCGGTATGCAGCCGCGTGCGAACTTTAGCGTAGAGAATGAAGGTGCGATTTCGAATGCGCCTGCCGTGCAGTTTTAA
- a CDS encoding TPM domain-containing protein, whose amino-acid sequence MQSVIHETGLALAMLLSSFLLFAAELTAIPPLTAPVMDSAQMMSAEARVELNTHLTQYSKEKGSQIVVLTVPAISPESPFDYALRVMETWQPGRKDINDGVLLLLVRDERKTHLAVGRGLEGAIPDVYAKRILDDVMRPYLQQGQTDAAIYQAVGQIERLIAGEGLPEAATSEYAEPAGEDAWMMLLFVPLVAGSFLKSIFGRILGSLITGGVMFGLTAMFGWALWIGIIAAIGGTLFTFLLGSSAFISGGGGGFGGGFGGSSPRGGWRNGGGDFGGGGFGGGGGGFGGGGASGSW is encoded by the coding sequence ATGCAATCTGTGATTCATGAAACAGGTCTTGCGCTGGCCATGCTGCTGAGCAGTTTTTTGCTGTTTGCTGCCGAATTAACCGCCATTCCGCCGCTCACGGCGCCGGTGATGGACAGTGCGCAGATGATGAGTGCTGAAGCGCGAGTCGAGCTGAATACGCATTTGACACAATACAGCAAAGAAAAAGGCAGCCAGATTGTGGTGTTGACCGTGCCGGCGATTTCACCGGAAAGCCCGTTTGATTATGCCTTGCGCGTGATGGAAACATGGCAACCGGGTCGCAAAGACATCAACGATGGTGTCTTGCTGCTGCTGGTGCGTGATGAGCGCAAAACGCATTTGGCCGTCGGCCGCGGCTTGGAGGGCGCAATTCCTGATGTGTACGCCAAGCGTATTTTAGATGATGTGATGCGACCGTATTTGCAGCAAGGCCAAACTGATGCTGCGATTTATCAAGCAGTCGGGCAAATCGAACGGCTGATTGCCGGCGAGGGTTTGCCAGAAGCGGCGACCAGTGAATATGCCGAGCCGGCAGGTGAAGATGCATGGATGATGTTGCTGTTTGTGCCATTGGTGGCCGGCAGTTTCTTGAAATCCATTTTCGGCCGTATTTTAGGCAGTCTGATTACCGGCGGTGTGATGTTTGGTTTAACAGCCATGTTCGGCTGGGCATTGTGGATTGGCATCATTGCGGCCATCGGCGGAACCTTGTTTACGTTCTTATTGGGTTCGAGCGCCTTTATTTCCGGCGGCGGAGGTGGTTTCGGCGGCGGCTTTGGCGGCAGTAGCCCACGCGGCGGCTGGAGAAACGGCGGCGGTGACTTCGGAGGAGGCGGCTTCGGTGGCGGTGGCGGTGGTTTTGGTGGCGGTGGCGCTTCAGGGAGCTGGTAA
- a CDS encoding TPM domain-containing protein has translation MEQNRFKRLWQHWKYPRWRVEKFFPTADLERISREIGFSEQKHAGQIRFVVESRYANSEILANVDPHTRALQWFGQLGVWDTEHNSGVLVYVSFADHVVEIVADRGVSRKVPQEKWQAICDLIRESFRKEEYIQGLENGLQGVSHVLTEFYPRELNTIYRDDLDNDVMMV, from the coding sequence ATGGAACAAAATAGATTTAAACGTTTATGGCAACACTGGAAATACCCACGCTGGCGTGTCGAGAAATTTTTTCCGACTGCGGATTTAGAACGCATCAGCCGTGAAATCGGTTTTTCAGAGCAAAAACATGCCGGCCAAATCCGCTTTGTGGTCGAATCGCGTTATGCCAACAGTGAAATATTGGCAAATGTTGACCCGCATACCCGTGCGCTGCAATGGTTCGGCCAGTTGGGTGTATGGGATACCGAACACAACAGCGGTGTGCTGGTGTATGTTTCCTTTGCCGATCATGTGGTGGAAATTGTGGCCGACCGTGGTGTCAGCCGCAAAGTGCCGCAAGAAAAATGGCAGGCAATTTGCGATTTGATTCGGGAATCTTTCCGCAAAGAGGAATATATTCAAGGTTTGGAAAACGGTTTACAGGGCGTCAGCCATGTATTGACCGAATTTTATCCGCGCGAACTCAATACGATTTATCGTGATGACTTGGATAATGATGTCATGATGGTGTAA
- a CDS encoding calcium-binding protein — translation MCEDCVDDQNQENTFGGKDTNPDNVINVVKPEDGASHTEGTAVKDTIYGTDGEDVIYGKDGTDVIYGGPGNDTIKGDNDGDSLYGEAGKDYLNGGTGNDYLNGGTGADIMRGGDGGDAYYVDNVGDEVIEDGNLASGHDAVRSEIDYTLPKNVEDLYLQGDGDINGTGNELNNTINGNSGNNKLFGMDGDDCLVGKDGNDYLDGGLGDDVLIGGLGNDTYFFDKGYGYDIIEDNGGDGTLVFGEGFCLEDVILCQEGDDLSITFANSSDSILVGDWFVGSDNQIETFKFSDGTSYQVGGYSTGALALEQIQEQTQAAIA, via the coding sequence GTGTGCGAAGACTGTGTAGACGATCAAAACCAAGAAAACACATTTGGTGGCAAAGATACCAATCCGGATAATGTCATTAATGTGGTGAAACCTGAAGATGGTGCAAGCCATACTGAAGGTACTGCAGTTAAAGACACTATCTATGGTACCGATGGTGAAGATGTCATTTATGGTAAAGATGGTACTGATGTGATTTACGGTGGCCCAGGTAACGATACCATCAAAGGTGATAACGATGGTGATAGCCTGTATGGCGAAGCCGGTAAAGATTACTTGAATGGTGGTACGGGTAACGACTACCTGAATGGTGGTACTGGTGCTGATATTATGCGCGGCGGCGATGGCGGCGATGCTTACTATGTCGATAATGTAGGTGATGAAGTTATTGAAGATGGTAACCTTGCTTCAGGTCATGACGCTGTACGCAGTGAAATTGACTACACCTTGCCTAAGAACGTTGAAGACCTGTACCTGCAAGGTGATGGTGACATCAACGGCACCGGCAACGAGTTGAACAACACCATCAACGGCAACTCAGGCAACAACAAACTGTTCGGTATGGACGGTGATGATTGCTTAGTTGGCAAAGATGGCAACGATTACTTGGACGGCGGCTTAGGCGACGACGTATTGATCGGCGGCTTGGGCAACGACACTTACTTCTTCGATAAAGGCTACGGCTACGACATCATCGAAGATAATGGTGGCGACGGTACCTTGGTATTTGGTGAAGGCTTCTGCTTAGAAGACGTAATCTTGTGCCAAGAAGGTGATGACTTGAGCATTACCTTTGCCAACAGCAGCGACAGCATCTTGGTAGGCGATTGGTTTGTTGGTTCTGACAACCAAATCGAAACCTTCAAATTCTCTGATGGTACTTCTTACCAAGTTGGCGGTTACAGCACCGGCGCCTTGGCTTTGGAGCAAATCCAAGAGCAAACCCAAGCAGCGATTGCTTAA